In one Pseudodesulfovibrio tunisiensis genomic region, the following are encoded:
- the dnaJ gene encoding molecular chaperone DnaJ, which yields MSKRDYYEVLGVSQDASGDEIKSAYRKLAFKYHPDRNPDDPEAEAHFKEAAEAYEVLRDAEKRQRYDQFGHDGVNGNGFNGFSNTDDIFGAFSDIFGEVFGFSSARGGANRPRPGADLRYNLQVSFREAAKGAEVDIQLPVEDICPDCNGSGAAEGSTPQTCPQCGGMGSVQQSQGFFRISVPCPHCRGAGKIITDPCSSCRGTGIVHRVKDLKVRIPAGVDNNSRLRLRGEGEPGFNGGPPGDLYVVIQVEPDEVFERQGQNLILRREVSFVEATLGHKVEVETLDEPVTLDVPKGTQSGEVFRLRGLGLPHLGSAHQGDLLIEVRVKTPVGLNKRQEELLREFAEIEESKLSTKAKNFFRKAKDKVMGE from the coding sequence ATGTCCAAACGCGATTACTACGAAGTTCTCGGCGTGTCTCAGGACGCGTCCGGGGACGAGATCAAGTCGGCCTACCGCAAGCTGGCTTTCAAATATCATCCGGACCGAAACCCGGACGATCCCGAGGCCGAAGCCCATTTCAAGGAAGCGGCCGAGGCCTATGAGGTTCTGCGTGACGCGGAAAAGCGTCAGCGCTACGATCAATTCGGCCACGACGGGGTCAATGGGAATGGGTTCAACGGTTTTTCGAACACCGATGACATCTTCGGAGCCTTCAGCGACATTTTCGGTGAAGTCTTCGGATTTTCCTCGGCCAGAGGCGGGGCGAATCGCCCCAGACCCGGTGCCGATCTTCGGTACAACCTTCAGGTGTCTTTCCGTGAGGCTGCCAAGGGAGCGGAAGTCGACATTCAGCTTCCCGTGGAAGATATCTGTCCGGACTGCAACGGATCCGGCGCTGCCGAAGGTTCCACTCCTCAAACCTGTCCGCAGTGCGGCGGCATGGGGAGCGTGCAGCAGTCGCAGGGTTTTTTCCGAATTTCCGTGCCCTGTCCGCATTGTCGAGGAGCAGGGAAGATCATTACCGATCCCTGTTCGTCCTGCCGTGGAACAGGGATTGTTCATCGGGTCAAGGATCTCAAGGTCCGCATTCCCGCAGGCGTGGACAACAATTCCCGTCTGCGACTCAGGGGCGAAGGCGAGCCGGGCTTCAACGGCGGTCCTCCGGGCGATTTGTACGTGGTCATTCAGGTGGAGCCGGATGAGGTGTTCGAACGTCAGGGCCAGAATCTGATTCTCCGCCGTGAGGTGTCCTTTGTCGAAGCCACGCTCGGCCACAAGGTCGAAGTGGAGACTCTGGACGAACCCGTGACTCTCGATGTGCCCAAGGGCACCCAGAGCGGCGAGGTCTTTCGGCTGCGCGGTCTGGGGCTTCCGCATCTCGGCAGTGCCCATCAGGGCGACCTGCTGATTGAAGTGCGAGTCAAGACCCCGGTCGGCCTGAACAAGCGTCAGGAAGAACTGCTTCGGGAGTTTGCTGAAATCGAGGAATCCAAACTGTCCACCAAGGCCAAGAACTTCTTCAGAAAGGCCAAGGACAAGGTGATGGGGGAATAG
- the nifU gene encoding Fe-S cluster assembly protein NifU, translating to MWEYTDKVKDHFLNPRNVGTIEDADGIGEVGSLACGDALTLYLKVDENEVITDAKFQTFGCASAIASSSALTELIIGRTVAEAENVSNKDIAEYLGGLPRQKMHCSVMGHEALEQAIRNYRGEAPSKAEESHHEGQLICECFGVYDEEILAAIKENNLRTVEDVTNFTKAGGGCGKCVEDIERLLAEARGEVATCETPSAPEFPAQGLTNLQRMHLIEKVIDEEIRPMLQADGGNIQLSDINGTDVFVKLLGMCSNCPSSQLTLQNVIEAKLREKVDPAITVREG from the coding sequence ATGTGGGAATATACGGACAAGGTCAAAGACCATTTCCTGAATCCGCGCAATGTGGGAACCATCGAGGATGCCGATGGCATCGGCGAAGTGGGGTCCCTTGCCTGCGGCGACGCCCTGACCCTCTATCTCAAGGTGGATGAGAACGAAGTCATCACCGACGCGAAGTTTCAGACCTTTGGCTGCGCCAGCGCCATTGCGTCCAGCTCGGCCCTGACAGAACTCATCATCGGCAGGACCGTGGCCGAGGCGGAAAACGTCTCAAACAAGGACATTGCCGAATATCTCGGCGGGCTTCCCCGCCAGAAAATGCATTGCTCGGTCATGGGACACGAAGCCCTGGAACAGGCCATAAGAAACTACCGGGGCGAAGCGCCCTCCAAGGCCGAGGAATCCCACCACGAAGGTCAGCTCATCTGCGAATGCTTCGGCGTATACGACGAAGAGATACTGGCCGCCATCAAGGAAAACAATCTCAGGACCGTCGAGGACGTGACCAACTTCACCAAGGCTGGCGGCGGATGCGGCAAGTGCGTCGAGGACATCGAACGCCTGCTGGCCGAGGCCCGAGGCGAGGTTGCGACATGCGAAACACCGAGCGCTCCGGAATTCCCGGCTCAGGGACTCACCAATCTTCAGCGCATGCATCTCATCGAAAAGGTCATCGACGAGGAAATCCGTCCCATGCTTCAGGCCGACGGCGGCAACATCCAGCTGTCGGACATCAACGGCACCGACGTCTTCGTCAAGCTGCTCGGCATGTGCTCCAACTGCCCGTCCAGCCAGCTCACCCTGCAAAACGTGATCGAAGCCAAGCTCAGGGAAAAGGTCGATCCGGCCATAACCGTGAGGGAGGGATAG
- the cysK gene encoding cysteine synthase A, which translates to MHIADNMTELVGNTPLVRLNALSKGLPATVVAKLEFNNPCGSVKDRIARNMIETAIADRRINQDTVLVEPTSGNTGIGLAFICAVKNLRLILTMPENMSLERRKLLKGFGAELVLTPASKGMKGAIEKAHELVAELDNAFMPMQFENQANPAMHRRTTAEEIWADTDGNVDVFIAGVGTGGTISGVGQRLRELKPDVHIVAVEPDASPVLSGGEPGPHMIQGIGAGFIPETLDREVLDEVVRIDNETAMETAKLLIQREGILCGISSGANCAAALKLAEKEENAGKLIVFIVCDTGERYLSTPLFE; encoded by the coding sequence ATGCACATCGCGGACAACATGACCGAACTCGTCGGGAACACGCCTCTTGTACGCCTGAATGCCCTTTCCAAAGGGCTTCCGGCCACAGTGGTGGCCAAGCTGGAATTCAACAATCCCTGCGGCTCGGTCAAGGACCGCATTGCCAGGAACATGATCGAAACCGCCATTGCGGACCGGAGGATCAATCAGGACACGGTGCTTGTCGAGCCGACCAGCGGCAATACCGGCATCGGCCTGGCATTCATCTGTGCGGTGAAGAATCTCCGGCTCATCCTGACCATGCCCGAGAACATGAGCCTTGAACGCCGGAAACTCCTCAAGGGGTTTGGCGCGGAACTCGTGCTCACTCCGGCATCGAAGGGCATGAAAGGTGCCATTGAAAAGGCGCACGAACTGGTGGCCGAACTCGACAATGCGTTCATGCCCATGCAGTTCGAGAATCAGGCAAATCCGGCCATGCATCGCAGAACCACAGCCGAGGAAATATGGGCCGATACCGACGGCAATGTGGATGTATTCATTGCCGGGGTCGGAACTGGCGGCACGATTTCCGGCGTAGGACAACGGCTCAGGGAACTCAAGCCCGACGTGCACATCGTGGCAGTGGAGCCGGACGCGTCGCCGGTGCTTTCCGGCGGCGAGCCCGGCCCGCACATGATTCAGGGAATCGGCGCGGGATTCATCCCCGAGACTCTGGACCGCGAAGTGCTCGACGAGGTTGTCCGCATCGACAACGAAACCGCCATGGAAACCGCCAAACTCCTGATTCAAAGGGAAGGCATCCTGTGCGGCATCTCCTCGGGTGCGAACTGCGCTGCTGCGCTCAAACTGGCCGAAAAAGAGGAAAACGCGGGCAAGCTGATCGTGTTCATCGTGTGCGACACGGGTGAACGCTATCTCAGCACCCCGCTTTTCGAATAA
- the nifS gene encoding cysteine desulfurase NifS — translation MTIYMDNNATTRVDPAVFEEIRPYFTELYGNPSSMHKFGGQVGVKIREARERVAALLNCSPEEIIFTACGTESDNTAIRSALAAQPDKRHIITTRVEHPAILSLCKYLEKKDGYAVTYVGTDENGRLNMDELRQAIRDDTAIISVMWANNETGNLHPIEDIARLAHERGVLFHTDAVQAVGKVAIDLKKTPIDMLSLSGHKLHAPKGVGALFVRKRIPFRPYLIGGHQEGSRRAGTENTTGIIALGKACDLAREHMAEEDTQVRALRDKLENGLLKAVPDVKLNGDRDNRLPNTSNLSFGYVEGEAILLMMDQLGICASSGSACTSGSLEPSHVLRAMGVPFNFAHGSIRFSLSRFNTEEEVDFVVENLPGIIANLRKLSPFSAEKQAPACTKAFSE, via the coding sequence ATGACCATCTACATGGACAACAATGCCACGACTCGCGTGGACCCCGCTGTTTTCGAGGAAATCCGCCCCTACTTCACGGAACTTTACGGCAATCCGTCCAGCATGCACAAATTCGGTGGCCAGGTGGGCGTGAAGATCAGGGAGGCTCGCGAACGCGTTGCCGCCCTGCTCAACTGTTCGCCGGAAGAGATCATTTTCACGGCCTGCGGCACGGAATCCGACAATACCGCCATTCGTTCGGCACTGGCGGCACAGCCGGACAAGCGCCACATCATCACCACGCGAGTGGAGCATCCCGCGATCCTCAGCCTGTGCAAATATCTGGAAAAAAAGGACGGCTATGCCGTAACCTACGTAGGCACGGATGAAAACGGCCGTCTGAACATGGATGAATTGCGTCAGGCCATCCGGGACGACACGGCCATCATTTCGGTGATGTGGGCCAACAACGAAACCGGCAACCTGCATCCCATCGAGGATATAGCCAGACTGGCCCATGAACGCGGCGTGCTCTTCCACACGGATGCGGTTCAGGCCGTAGGCAAGGTGGCCATCGACCTGAAGAAAACGCCGATCGACATGCTTTCGCTCTCCGGGCACAAGCTCCATGCCCCCAAGGGCGTGGGCGCGCTCTTCGTACGCAAGCGCATTCCGTTCCGTCCCTATCTCATCGGCGGACACCAGGAAGGCAGCCGCCGCGCAGGCACGGAAAACACTACGGGAATCATCGCCCTTGGCAAGGCATGCGATCTGGCGCGCGAGCACATGGCCGAGGAAGACACTCAGGTCCGCGCGCTCCGCGACAAGCTGGAAAACGGCCTTCTCAAGGCTGTTCCGGACGTCAAGCTCAACGGCGACCGGGACAACCGCCTGCCCAACACCAGCAACCTCTCCTTCGGCTATGTGGAAGGCGAGGCCATTCTGCTGATGATGGATCAGCTCGGCATCTGCGCCAGTTCGGGTTCGGCCTGCACTTCCGGCAGCCTCGAACCGTCCCATGTTCTTCGAGCCATGGGCGTACCCTTCAACTTCGCCCACGGCTCCATCCGCTTCAGCCTGAGCCGCTTCAACACCGAGGAGGAAGTGGATTTCGTGGTGGAAAACCTGCCCGGAATCATAGCCAACCTTCGCAAGCTGTCGCCCTTCTCCGCTGAAAAGCAGGCACCGGCCTGCACAAAAGCCTTTTCGGAGTAA
- a CDS encoding tRNA lysidine(34) synthetase, producing the protein MGSWGKLTFAQKQCVSATGKLMQNTGMVWPGARIGLAVSGGVDSFLMLKVLKIRQAIMPFPVELMVLHVNPGFDPHSHAPLVQWCQDNGISAHMETTDFGPRAHSEENRKKSPCFYCSMLRRKRLFELCRDYNLTHLAFGHNADDNVVTYFMNMTQNGRAEGISPSEPFFDGKLQVVRPTLLLDKKTVIKAARQWELPIWENTCPSNGNTKRSDIHEWLRLAWRDNRKIKNNIFNAVSRQQIDLTRKKSLDYLCSKLLSFLT; encoded by the coding sequence ATGGGGTCCTGGGGAAAACTCACCTTTGCCCAGAAGCAATGCGTTTCCGCAACCGGAAAACTCATGCAGAATACGGGAATGGTCTGGCCCGGCGCACGGATCGGCCTCGCCGTTTCGGGCGGGGTGGACAGCTTCCTCATGCTCAAGGTCCTGAAAATCCGTCAGGCCATCATGCCGTTCCCCGTGGAACTCATGGTCCTGCACGTGAATCCGGGATTCGATCCACATTCCCACGCTCCTCTCGTGCAGTGGTGCCAAGACAACGGCATTTCCGCACACATGGAAACCACGGACTTCGGCCCGCGGGCCCATTCGGAGGAAAACCGCAAGAAATCCCCTTGTTTCTATTGCAGCATGCTCCGCCGCAAACGGCTGTTCGAACTTTGCCGCGACTACAACCTGACCCACCTCGCCTTTGGTCACAATGCGGATGACAACGTGGTCACCTATTTCATGAACATGACCCAGAACGGACGAGCCGAGGGCATAAGCCCGTCGGAACCGTTTTTCGATGGAAAACTGCAAGTTGTCCGCCCCACCCTGCTGCTTGACAAGAAAACCGTGATAAAGGCGGCCCGCCAATGGGAACTGCCCATCTGGGAAAACACCTGTCCTTCCAATGGAAACACCAAACGCAGCGACATTCACGAATGGCTCCGGCTCGCATGGCGTGACAACCGGAAGATCAAGAACAACATCTTCAATGCCGTTTCCCGCCAACAGATTGACTTGACAAGAAAAAAAAGTCTAGACTATTTGTGTTCTAAGCTGCTCTCATTTTTAACCTAA
- a CDS encoding DUF4340 domain-containing protein, translating into MKRVLLALAIISTLVVAAVFFWWTTFPRGNAGFRWIPVTIDGVKSIHVHGPAGTYELRDGDSGWQALISGNAWKVSIKALPERVADFVSTLSGMMPRGAMDRYDVADAARYGLADPTVKVIVIKDAVGKKEYVVKLSSADNRGVVYGWNSRSPHVLYEFGPDALRRLAQPASYFFDTRVFGLKAEDVSKVQLRQPFGSSWLVEREKDGFHFALPGYLKGKPASDSALKLYLHTLTTLKAGRLLFEPVETDPVASLTLRLWTKGEEPVQAEFFAVSGDSKYYVGKSSLQPVPFRLDAQTLAELTKSAFDMQGRSVLKLDLGKVQHVNVAHGSRTFSAERTESGWRETETKKELPGIDMALWRFTELQFEALPLNNLPDSATWLMDCRLLGAGGDALADLVFFVDPKLPQGQCWLQNGGGMYYPVSSRLLKDLQGLFPAKSEGRE; encoded by the coding sequence TTGAAGCGCGTACTGCTGGCCCTTGCCATAATATCCACGCTTGTCGTGGCTGCGGTCTTTTTCTGGTGGACGACATTCCCGCGTGGAAATGCCGGATTTCGCTGGATTCCCGTAACCATCGACGGGGTGAAGTCCATCCATGTGCACGGCCCGGCGGGAACCTACGAGCTCAGGGATGGCGACTCCGGCTGGCAGGCCCTGATTTCGGGCAATGCATGGAAAGTCTCCATCAAGGCGCTTCCGGAAAGAGTCGCCGATTTCGTTTCCACACTTTCCGGCATGATGCCGAGAGGGGCCATGGACCGATACGACGTTGCGGATGCAGCGCGTTACGGCTTGGCCGATCCGACGGTCAAGGTCATTGTCATCAAGGATGCCGTCGGGAAAAAGGAATATGTGGTGAAGTTGTCTTCCGCCGACAACCGGGGGGTTGTCTACGGCTGGAACTCCCGCTCTCCGCACGTCCTTTACGAGTTCGGTCCGGATGCGCTTCGGAGGTTGGCGCAGCCTGCATCCTATTTCTTCGATACACGGGTCTTCGGCCTCAAGGCCGAGGATGTGAGCAAGGTGCAACTGCGGCAGCCCTTTGGATCAAGCTGGCTTGTCGAGCGGGAAAAGGATGGCTTTCATTTTGCCCTGCCGGGCTACCTCAAGGGGAAGCCTGCGTCGGATTCCGCGCTCAAGCTGTACCTGCATACCCTGACCACGCTCAAGGCCGGTCGGCTGCTGTTCGAGCCTGTGGAGACCGATCCCGTGGCTTCGCTGACGCTTCGTCTCTGGACAAAGGGGGAGGAGCCGGTTCAGGCGGAATTCTTCGCCGTATCCGGGGATTCGAAGTATTATGTCGGCAAGTCCAGTCTGCAACCGGTTCCGTTCCGACTGGATGCCCAGACTCTGGCCGAATTGACCAAAAGCGCTTTTGACATGCAGGGGCGTTCCGTTCTCAAGCTGGACCTCGGCAAGGTCCAGCACGTCAACGTTGCCCATGGTTCCCGGACTTTTTCGGCTGAAAGAACCGAGTCCGGATGGCGCGAAACGGAAACGAAAAAAGAATTGCCGGGCATTGACATGGCGCTCTGGCGATTTACTGAATTACAGTTCGAGGCGCTGCCTCTCAACAATCTGCCGGACTCGGCGACCTGGCTCATGGATTGCCGCCTGCTTGGTGCAGGTGGGGATGCATTGGCTGATCTCGTGTTTTTCGTCGATCCGAAACTGCCCCAGGGCCAATGCTGGCTGCAAAACGGGGGCGGCATGTATTATCCGGTCTCCAGCCGGTTGCTCAAGGATTTGCAGGGGTTGTTTCCTGCGAAATCGGAAGGCCGCGAGTAG
- a CDS encoding Hsp20/alpha crystallin family protein — translation MPDLIRWSRDEITRMRREMDKLFDDLCVDFNLPHMVCRIAGDLHLREEGDVLVARLELDSISPDDVNVTVLDRSLVIQGESACIEGGKRRIRSFRKEVKLPCVIDTDKVKAEFEDGVLEVRLPKCASQQGHLVEISRK, via the coding sequence ATGCCCGATCTGATTCGATGGAGCAGGGACGAGATAACGCGCATGCGTCGCGAAATGGACAAGCTGTTCGACGACCTGTGCGTGGATTTCAACCTGCCGCACATGGTTTGCCGGATTGCCGGGGACCTGCATCTCCGTGAGGAGGGCGATGTCCTTGTTGCCCGGTTGGAACTGGACAGCATCAGCCCGGATGACGTCAATGTCACGGTTCTGGACCGTTCCCTCGTGATTCAGGGCGAATCCGCATGTATCGAAGGCGGAAAGAGGCGGATTCGATCGTTTCGCAAGGAGGTCAAGCTGCCGTGCGTCATTGATACGGACAAGGTCAAGGCGGAATTCGAGGACGGTGTGCTTGAAGTCAGGCTGCCGAAGTGCGCCTCGCAGCAGGGGCATCTTGTGGAGATCAGCAGAAAGTAA
- the epsC gene encoding serine O-acetyltransferase EpsC, with translation MTNGDYSLADVVALLVESGACGAGHKACADETPMPSVEILSDIVESLRSVLFPGYFGPSDVTPDTMPYYIGSTLDRVERLLAEQINRGYCFVCDKERRERCHDCEQRSKDMARKLIQTLPEIRRLLLLDVEAAYDGDPAAKTHGETVFCYPSIRALTNHRIAHELYKLEVDIIPRIISEMAHSDTGIDIHPGATIGERFFIDHGTGTVIGETCIIGDNVRIYQGVTLGAKSFPKGDGDRLIKGLPRHPIVEDNVIIYAQATILGRVIIGRNAVIGGNVWITRDVPGGAQVMQSRATRQSFEQGGGI, from the coding sequence ATGACAAACGGCGACTACAGCCTCGCCGACGTTGTGGCCCTGCTGGTGGAATCCGGCGCCTGCGGGGCCGGACACAAGGCATGCGCCGATGAAACGCCCATGCCGTCCGTGGAAATTCTGTCCGATATCGTGGAAAGCCTCAGATCAGTGCTGTTTCCGGGCTATTTCGGCCCATCGGACGTGACTCCGGACACCATGCCCTACTACATTGGCTCGACCCTGGACCGCGTGGAACGACTTCTCGCGGAACAGATCAACCGGGGCTACTGTTTCGTTTGCGACAAGGAACGACGCGAGCGCTGCCACGACTGTGAACAGCGTTCAAAGGACATGGCCCGCAAGCTGATCCAGACTCTGCCCGAGATTCGGCGGCTCCTGCTTCTGGACGTGGAGGCAGCCTACGACGGCGACCCGGCGGCCAAGACGCACGGCGAAACCGTGTTCTGCTATCCGTCCATCCGGGCCCTGACCAACCACCGCATCGCGCATGAGCTCTACAAGCTCGAAGTGGATATCATCCCGCGCATCATCAGCGAGATGGCCCATTCCGACACCGGAATAGACATCCACCCCGGCGCGACCATCGGCGAACGGTTCTTCATCGACCACGGCACTGGCACAGTCATCGGGGAAACCTGCATCATCGGGGACAACGTGCGCATCTATCAGGGCGTGACCCTTGGCGCAAAGAGCTTCCCCAAAGGCGATGGCGACCGGCTCATAAAAGGCCTGCCACGGCACCCCATTGTCGAGGACAACGTGATCATCTATGCGCAGGCCACCATCCTCGGCCGTGTAATCATCGGCAGGAACGCGGTCATCGGCGGCAACGTCTGGATCACCCGCGATGTTCCCGGTGGCGCACAGGTCATGCAATCCCGGGCCACACGCCAATCCTTTGAACAGGGCGGCGGAATCTGA
- a CDS encoding two-component system response regulator: MLKKIDVLAVDDERINLRLIEGILKGHDVNPVVAGSGKEALDLVRDHDFAVALLDVMMPGMDGFELAERLRDNEATRNLPIIFITAISKEQKHVFRGYELGAVDYLFKPVEPEILLSKVSIFAELHRKTRNLEEAKRNLEEIVTQLEDSQQALRKSEKRYRIIADYNYDWENWLAPDGSPIYVSPASERICGYPPERFENDPELFERLLHPDDRSAWHSFMRNSNSSDTDFVDLRIYHRDTRLRWVSLVKREVLDEAGVSLGVRTSLRDITNRKLLEQQVRHHALHDPLTGLANRILFLDHLSMALKRTGSASGYVGVLFIDLDRFKHVNDHYGHVVGDKILVAMAVRLKQNLRSTDTVGRIGGDEFVVLIEEVRTKTELNALVRDVHDSLSEPLVVDGEEFRITASMGLVADKGSGEADALVRNAELAMLKAKDQGKNRVVTYAPRMREGEVNVLVMESEILKALQQNQFELYYQPIVTLATGALSGFEALIRWNHPQRGIVSPGEFIPVAEESGLIVDMGRWVVRQACVTLRKWRNQFPQARDLTLAVNISAKQFAEPGLVRDVSDVITHSGVPAAFFKLEITESVIMQEASESVARLNAFKELGVALSIDDFGTGYSSLSYLQKFPLDQLKVDLSFVQRLESSQADIEIVRAMVNMAHSLRLRVVAEGIENEQQRGLLYSLQCDYGQGYLFSRPLPEKDAEELIGKS, encoded by the coding sequence ATGCTGAAAAAAATAGACGTGTTGGCCGTTGATGACGAGAGGATCAACCTTCGGCTCATCGAAGGCATTCTCAAGGGACACGACGTGAATCCGGTTGTGGCTGGGTCCGGAAAGGAAGCGCTGGACCTTGTTCGCGACCATGATTTTGCCGTGGCCCTTCTTGACGTGATGATGCCGGGCATGGACGGCTTCGAACTGGCGGAACGCCTGCGTGACAATGAGGCTACCCGCAATCTGCCCATCATTTTCATCACCGCCATAAGCAAGGAGCAGAAACACGTTTTTCGAGGATATGAACTTGGCGCCGTGGACTATCTGTTCAAGCCGGTCGAGCCGGAAATCCTGCTGAGCAAGGTCAGCATTTTCGCGGAACTGCATCGGAAGACACGCAATCTCGAGGAGGCCAAGCGGAATCTGGAGGAGATCGTGACGCAACTCGAGGATTCCCAGCAGGCGCTTCGCAAGTCCGAGAAACGCTATCGCATCATTGCGGATTACAACTATGACTGGGAAAACTGGCTGGCCCCGGATGGCAGCCCCATCTACGTGAGTCCGGCCAGTGAGCGCATCTGCGGCTATCCTCCCGAACGCTTCGAGAATGATCCGGAGCTGTTCGAGCGGCTTCTGCACCCTGATGACCGTTCGGCCTGGCATTCCTTCATGCGCAATTCCAACAGCAGCGATACCGATTTCGTGGATTTGCGGATTTATCACAGGGATACCCGGCTCAGGTGGGTTTCGCTCGTGAAGCGTGAAGTGCTGGATGAAGCCGGGGTGTCGCTCGGTGTGCGGACCAGCCTCAGGGACATCACCAACAGAAAGTTGCTTGAACAGCAGGTCAGGCATCACGCCCTGCATGATCCGCTGACCGGTCTGGCTAACCGGATTCTGTTTCTCGACCATCTTTCCATGGCGCTGAAACGCACGGGCTCGGCAAGCGGGTATGTCGGCGTCCTGTTCATCGATCTGGATCGGTTCAAGCATGTGAACGACCATTACGGGCATGTGGTCGGGGACAAGATTCTCGTGGCCATGGCTGTTCGGCTCAAGCAGAACCTTCGCAGCACGGATACGGTCGGCCGCATCGGCGGGGACGAATTCGTGGTACTCATCGAGGAAGTGCGGACCAAGACGGAACTTAACGCGCTTGTTCGCGATGTCCACGATTCCCTTTCAGAGCCTCTGGTGGTGGATGGCGAGGAATTTCGCATCACCGCCAGCATGGGGCTTGTGGCCGACAAGGGGAGCGGCGAGGCGGATGCTCTGGTCCGCAACGCGGAACTCGCCATGCTCAAGGCCAAGGATCAGGGCAAGAATCGGGTTGTGACATACGCTCCGCGCATGCGCGAAGGCGAGGTGAACGTTCTGGTCATGGAAAGCGAGATTCTGAAGGCGCTGCAGCAGAATCAGTTCGAGCTGTACTATCAGCCCATAGTCACGCTGGCCACTGGCGCATTGAGCGGATTTGAGGCGCTCATTCGCTGGAATCATCCGCAACGCGGCATTGTCAGTCCCGGCGAATTCATTCCCGTGGCCGAGGAAAGCGGATTGATCGTGGACATGGGAAGATGGGTGGTCCGTCAGGCATGCGTCACCTTGCGGAAGTGGCGGAATCAATTCCCGCAGGCCAGAGACTTGACCTTGGCCGTAAACATTTCGGCCAAGCAGTTTGCGGAGCCGGGATTGGTGCGCGATGTGTCGGACGTCATAACTCACAGCGGCGTGCCTGCGGCATTTTTCAAGCTGGAGATCACGGAATCGGTCATCATGCAGGAGGCATCGGAATCCGTTGCGCGTCTCAACGCATTCAAGGAACTGGGGGTTGCCCTGTCCATTGATGATTTCGGAACCGGGTACTCCTCGTTGAGCTATCTGCAGAAATTCCCGTTGGACCAGCTCAAGGTGGACTTGAGCTTCGTGCAGCGGCTGGAATCCTCGCAGGCGGACATAGAGATCGTGCGGGCCATGGTGAACATGGCACACAGCCTGCGGCTCAGGGTCGTGGCCGAGGGCATCGAGAACGAACAGCAGCGGGGCTTGCTTTATTCCTTGCAATGCGATTACGGTCAGGGGTACCTGTTCTCCAGGCCGTTGCCGGAAAAGGATGCCGAGGAACTGATCGGCAAGTCCTGA
- the rpoZ gene encoding DNA-directed RNA polymerase subunit omega: protein MARITVEDCLARIGNRFLITQMGIKRVKQYREGYKPLIETKNKEIVNALREIAAGKVIPDSDPLTGDDTQA from the coding sequence ATGGCTCGTATTACTGTTGAAGATTGCCTGGCAAGAATCGGCAACCGCTTTCTCATCACCCAGATGGGCATCAAGCGGGTCAAGCAGTATCGTGAAGGCTACAAGCCCCTGATCGAGACCAAGAACAAGGAAATAGTGAATGCCCTGCGCGAAATTGCCGCAGGCAAGGTCATTCCCGACAGCGATCCCCTGACCGGGGATGATACCCAAGCCTAG
- a CDS encoding DUF493 family protein, with protein sequence MEKHEQFQQILDEHHDWPCPYTFKFIVPAHRFDQFNELFSEFEMSTRTSRTGKYTSITMESTMCSSTEVMSVYTKAAMIKGIISL encoded by the coding sequence ATGGAAAAACACGAACAATTCCAGCAAATTCTTGACGAGCACCATGATTGGCCCTGTCCATATACCTTCAAGTTCATCGTGCCCGCCCATCGGTTCGACCAGTTCAACGAACTGTTTTCGGAATTCGAAATGAGCACCAGGACATCCAGAACCGGCAAGTACACCAGCATCACCATGGAATCGACCATGTGCTCCAGCACCGAGGTCATGTCCGTCTACACCAAGGCTGCCATGATCAAGGGAATCATCTCTCTCTAA